In Cicer arietinum cultivar CDC Frontier isolate Library 1 chromosome 7, Cicar.CDCFrontier_v2.0, whole genome shotgun sequence, a single window of DNA contains:
- the CYP gene encoding cytochrome P450 monooxygenase — translation MDLSLSSTLSYVVLTFTLLLLLKFLIPTTKSNKKNHSKLPPGPTPLPIIGNLLKLGNKPHHSLANLADIHGPIMTLKLGQVTTVVISSADMAKEVLLTHDLITSNRTVPDALSVLNHDQYSLSFMRVSPRWRDLRKICNYQLFSNKTLDSSQALRRRKLQDLLNDIERCSKVGEAVDVGKAAFKTTVNLLSNTFFSVDFVHSAKEAGEYKEIIVSILKEVGVPNVSDFFPMLKFLDLQGIRKRSIVSVKKVLSIFKRFVGERVKMREGTGSIGNDDVLDALLNMSSDGGKIEMDKDEIEHLLLNIFVAGTDTTTYTLEWAMAELIHNPEMMSKLKEELEKTVGKGIPVEETDIAKLPYMQAVIKETFRLHPPVPLLLPRRAEIDVKIGDYVIPKDAQILINAWVVGRDPTKWENPNVFIPERFLDSEIDIKGHHFELIPFGSGRRTCPGLPLAIRMLPLMLGSLVNCFDWKLEDGLNVEDFNKEDEFGITLEKSQPVRIVPTKLY, via the exons atggacTTATCACTAAGTTCAACACTTTCCTACGTAGTTCTCACATTCACTCTCCTTCTCCTTCTCAAATTTCTCATTCCTACAACaaaatccaataaaaaaaatcactctAAGCTTCCACCGGGACCCACCCCACTTCCCATAATAGGAAATCTTTTAAAACTTGGCAACAAACCCCACCATTCCTTAGCAAATCTTGCTGACATTCATGGCCCAATAATGACACTTAAATTAGGGCAAGTAACAACTGTAGTAATTTCTTCGGCTGACATGGCAAAAGAAGTTTTATTAACACATGACCTAATAACCTCAAATAGAACTGTCCCTGATGCACTCTCCGTTCTCAACCATGATCAGTACAGTCTATCTTTTATGCGTGTCTCGCCGCGTTGGCGTGACCTTAGGAAAATTTGTAACTACcagttgttttcaaataaaacgCTTGACTCGAGTCAAGCGTTAAGGCGTAGGAAGTTACAAGATCTCCTTAATGACATCGAAAGATGTAGCAAAGTTGGGGAGGCTGTTGATGTTGGAAAAGCTGCTTTTAAGACGACGGTTAATTTGTTGTCGAATACTTTTTTCTCGGTCGATTTTGTTCATTCGGCCAAGGAAGCTGGAGAGTATAAGGAGATTATTGTGAGTATATTGAAGGAAGTTGGAGTGCCGAATGTGTCGGATTTTTTTCCCATGTTGAAGTTTCTGGATTTGCAGGGTATTAGAAAGCGTTCGATTGTTTCTGTTAAGAAGGTTTTGAGTATTTTTAAGAGATTTGTAGGAGAAAGGGTGAAGATGAGGGAAGGCACTGGTTCTATTGGAAATGATGATGTTCTTGATGCTTTGCTTAATATGTCTTCGGATGGTGGGAAGATTGAGATGGATAAAGATGAAATTGAACATTTGTTGCTG AATATATTTGTTGCAGGAACAGACACAACAACATACACACTAGAATGGGCAATGGCAGAGTTAATTCACAATCCAGAAATGatgtcaaaattaaaagaagaacTTGAAAAAACTGTTGGCAAAGGTATTCCAGTTGAAGAAACCGACATAGCTAAACTACCTTACATGCAAGCAGTTATAAAGGAAACATTTCGTTTACATCCACCAGTTCCTTTGTTACTTCCTCGTAGGGCAGAAATCGATGTTAAAATTGGTGACTATGTTATTCCGAAAGATGCACAAATTTTGATTAATGCTTGGGTTGTTGGTAGAGACCCAACTAAATGGGAAAATCCTAATGTTTTTATACCAGAGAGGTTTTTGGATAGTGAAATTGATATTAAAGGACATCATTTTGAGCTTATTCCATTTGGTTCTGGAAGAAGAACTTGTCCTGGTTTGCCTTTGGCTATTAGAATGTTGCCTTTGATGTTGGGATCTTTGGTTAATTGCTTTGATTGGAAACTTGAAGATGGTTTGAATGTTGAGGATTTCAATAAGGAAGATGAATTTGGGATTACTTTGGAAAAATCTCAACCTGTTCGAATTGTTCCAACTAAATTGTATTGA